Proteins encoded together in one Micromonospora auratinigra window:
- a CDS encoding SDR family oxidoreductase: MRCLVTGATGYIGGRLAPRLLAEGHTVRCLARKAGRLRDVPWAAEAEIAEGDLRRPDTLPAAFEGVDVAYYLVHSLGQAGFEAADREAATNFAAAARAAGVRRIVYLGGPEPKEEGELPSAHLRSRAEVGRILLDSGVPTVVLRAAVIIGSGSASFEMLRYLTERLPAMVTPRWVRNRIQPIAVRDVLRYLVGCATLPPEVNRAFDIGGPDVLTFQQMMQRYARVAGLRPRIILPVRPLTPSLSSHWVGLITPVPNAIARPLVESLIHEAVAHEHDIARYVPDPPHGLTGFDQAVALALAKVRDAEVETRWSTASGPDAPAEPLPSDPHWSGGTAYTDLREREVHAPQAALWRVIEGVGGEHGWYSFPLAWSVRGWLDRLVGGVGLRRGRRDPHRLQVGEALDFWRVEEIVPGELLRLRAEMRLPGRAWLEMRAEPAGEGRSRFVQRAVFLPRGLPGHLYWASVLPFHAVVFGGMARNIARGAENPTP; encoded by the coding sequence GTGAGATGCCTCGTCACCGGAGCCACGGGTTACATCGGCGGGCGGCTCGCGCCCCGACTGCTCGCCGAAGGGCACACCGTACGCTGCCTGGCCCGCAAGGCCGGGCGGCTGCGCGACGTGCCGTGGGCCGCCGAGGCCGAGATCGCCGAGGGCGACCTGCGCAGGCCGGACACCCTGCCGGCCGCGTTCGAGGGCGTGGACGTGGCGTACTACCTGGTCCACTCGCTCGGCCAGGCCGGCTTCGAGGCCGCCGACCGGGAGGCGGCGACCAACTTCGCCGCGGCGGCCCGGGCCGCCGGCGTCCGCCGGATCGTCTACCTGGGCGGGCCGGAGCCGAAGGAGGAGGGCGAGCTGCCCTCCGCGCACCTGCGCTCGCGGGCCGAGGTCGGCCGGATCCTGCTGGACAGCGGCGTGCCGACCGTGGTGCTCCGGGCCGCGGTGATCATCGGTTCCGGGTCGGCCTCGTTCGAGATGCTGCGCTACCTGACCGAGCGGCTGCCCGCGATGGTCACCCCGCGCTGGGTACGCAACCGGATCCAGCCGATCGCCGTCCGCGACGTGCTGCGCTACCTGGTCGGCTGCGCGACCCTGCCGCCCGAGGTGAACCGGGCCTTCGACATCGGCGGCCCGGACGTGCTCACCTTCCAGCAGATGATGCAGCGGTACGCGCGGGTGGCCGGGCTGCGGCCCCGGATCATCCTGCCGGTGCGCCCGCTCACGCCGTCGCTCTCCTCGCACTGGGTCGGCCTGATCACCCCGGTGCCGAACGCCATCGCCCGGCCGCTGGTGGAGAGCCTGATCCACGAGGCGGTCGCGCACGAGCACGACATCGCCCGGTACGTGCCCGACCCGCCCCACGGGCTGACCGGCTTCGACCAGGCGGTCGCCCTGGCGCTGGCCAAGGTGCGCGACGCCGAGGTGGAGACCCGCTGGTCCACCGCGAGCGGGCCGGACGCCCCGGCCGAACCGCTGCCCAGCGACCCGCACTGGTCCGGCGGCACCGCGTACACCGACCTGCGGGAGCGGGAGGTGCACGCGCCGCAGGCCGCGCTCTGGCGGGTCATCGAAGGAGTCGGCGGGGAGCACGGCTGGTACTCCTTCCCGCTCGCCTGGTCGGTCCGCGGCTGGCTGGACCGACTGGTCGGCGGGGTCGGGCTGCGCCGGGGCCGGCGCGACCCGCACCGCCTCCAGGTCGGCGAGGCGCTGGACTTCTGGCGGGTCGAGGAGATCGTCCCCGGCGAGCTGCTCCGGCTGCGCGCCGAGATGCGGCTGCCCGGCCGGGCCTGGCTGGAGATGCGCGCCGAACCGGCCGGCGAGGGCCGCAGCCGCTTCGTCCAGCGGGCCGTCTTCCTGCCCCGCGGGCTCCCCGGCCACCTCTACTGGGCCTCGGTCCTGCCCTTCCACGCCGTCGTCTTCGGCGGCATGGCCCGCAACATCGCCCGCGGCGCCGAAAACCCCACCCCCTGA
- a CDS encoding transglycosylase domain-containing protein: MNRAHLDKLFTVLLAGVLAGLALAAAALPAALVFGLGFKGLMPYAELPESLRTPQPAQRSNLYANDGRTLITSFYVEDRVDVPVAEVAPVMRQAIVAAEDVRFYQHHGVDVRGVVRAFTANRREDGTRQGASTLTMQYVRNALAGDPRLTAEQRAKATEITMGRKIREMRYALALERELGKDEILGRYLNIAYFGAGAYGIAAASKRYFSTTPAKLTLAQAALLAGLVRSPDTDDPINGDADAAVARRAYVLDRMVETGQVDAGAATKAKAEQVKLRPSATPNDCAAVPRDRNDWGFFCDWFTQWWNAQPAFGASVDERQRTLRRGGWRIVSTLDPEVQRKATEQVLQVYDVDNKRAAPTAVVQPGTGRVLAMAVNRNYGVAANPDGQQNYPNTVNQLVAGGGGIVGYQGGSTFKLFALLAALESGLPLDTDFDAPSIYVTDFKAGGGPASCGGYWCPANANPAWMNGHRSMWSAFGRSVNTYFAWLTERVGADKVVEMAQRLGIVLRSPDDARLAREDAKNWGAFTLGVAATTPLDLANAYATVAAEGTWCRPTPVTSIVDPSGRTVAAGKPDCRQVLDTEVARAAADAARCPVGDQSMYGRCNGGTAEELQPGLRRPLAGKTGSSERNATETVVAFTPQLAVASIAANPDNPRDAVGGGVQVRQIAAVGRILADALRDEPVVDFVPPSQTVAFQHTTPRTGN, encoded by the coding sequence ATGAACCGGGCCCATCTCGACAAGCTGTTCACCGTCCTGCTCGCCGGCGTGCTCGCCGGACTGGCCCTGGCCGCCGCCGCGCTGCCGGCCGCGCTGGTGTTCGGGCTCGGCTTCAAGGGGTTGATGCCCTACGCGGAGCTGCCCGAGTCGCTGCGTACCCCGCAGCCGGCCCAGCGCTCCAACCTCTACGCCAACGACGGCCGCACCCTGATCACCTCGTTCTACGTCGAGGACCGGGTGGACGTGCCGGTGGCCGAGGTCGCGCCGGTGATGCGCCAGGCCATCGTGGCCGCCGAGGACGTCCGCTTCTACCAGCACCACGGAGTCGACGTACGCGGCGTGGTGCGCGCGTTCACCGCGAACCGGCGCGAGGACGGCACCCGGCAGGGCGCCTCCACGCTGACCATGCAGTACGTCCGCAACGCGCTGGCCGGAGACCCCCGGCTGACCGCCGAGCAGCGGGCGAAGGCCACCGAGATCACCATGGGGCGCAAGATCCGGGAGATGCGGTACGCGCTCGCCCTGGAACGCGAGCTGGGCAAGGACGAGATCCTCGGCCGCTACCTGAACATCGCGTACTTCGGCGCCGGGGCGTACGGCATCGCGGCGGCCAGCAAGCGCTACTTCTCCACCACCCCGGCGAAGCTCACCCTGGCCCAGGCCGCGCTGCTGGCCGGGCTGGTCCGTTCGCCCGACACCGACGACCCGATCAACGGGGACGCCGACGCGGCGGTGGCCCGCCGCGCGTACGTGCTGGACCGGATGGTGGAGACCGGCCAGGTCGACGCCGGGGCGGCCACGAAGGCCAAGGCCGAGCAGGTGAAACTGCGGCCCAGCGCCACCCCGAACGACTGTGCCGCGGTGCCCCGCGACCGCAACGACTGGGGTTTCTTCTGTGACTGGTTCACCCAGTGGTGGAACGCCCAGCCCGCGTTCGGGGCGTCCGTCGACGAGCGGCAGCGCACGCTGCGCCGGGGCGGCTGGCGGATCGTCTCCACGCTCGACCCGGAGGTGCAACGCAAGGCCACCGAGCAGGTGCTCCAGGTCTACGACGTGGACAACAAGCGGGCCGCGCCGACGGCGGTGGTGCAGCCGGGCACCGGCCGGGTGCTGGCCATGGCGGTGAACCGCAACTACGGCGTCGCGGCGAACCCGGACGGCCAGCAGAACTACCCGAACACCGTCAACCAGCTGGTGGCCGGGGGCGGCGGGATCGTCGGCTACCAGGGCGGCTCGACCTTCAAGCTCTTCGCGCTGCTCGCCGCGCTGGAGTCGGGCCTGCCGCTGGACACCGACTTCGACGCGCCGAGCATCTACGTCACCGACTTCAAGGCCGGCGGTGGCCCGGCCAGCTGTGGCGGCTACTGGTGCCCGGCCAACGCCAACCCGGCCTGGATGAACGGGCACCGCAGCATGTGGAGCGCGTTCGGGCGGTCGGTCAACACGTACTTCGCCTGGCTCACCGAGCGGGTCGGCGCGGACAAGGTGGTGGAGATGGCGCAGCGGCTGGGCATCGTGCTCCGCTCACCCGACGACGCCCGGCTGGCCCGCGAGGACGCGAAGAACTGGGGCGCGTTCACCCTGGGCGTCGCCGCCACCACCCCGCTCGACCTGGCCAACGCGTACGCCACCGTGGCGGCGGAGGGCACCTGGTGCCGCCCCACCCCGGTCACCTCGATCGTCGACCCCTCCGGCCGCACGGTGGCCGCCGGGAAACCGGACTGCCGCCAGGTGCTCGACACCGAGGTGGCCCGCGCGGCGGCGGACGCGGCCCGCTGCCCGGTCGGCGACCAGTCGATGTACGGCCGCTGCAACGGCGGCACCGCCGAGGAGCTCCAGCCCGGGCTGCGCCGCCCGCTCGCCGGCAAGACCGGCAGCTCGGAGCGGAACGCCACGGAGACCGTGGTGGCCTTCACCCCGCAGCTCGCCGTCGCCAGCATCGCCGCGAACCCGGACAACCCCCGCGACGCCGTCGGCGGCGGGGTGCAGGTCCGCCAGATCGCCGCCGTCGGCCGCATCCTCGCCGACGCCCTGCGCGACGAGCCCGTGGTGGACTTCGTCCCCCCGAGCCAGACCGTCGCCTTCCAACACACCACCCCCCGCACCGGCAACTAA
- a CDS encoding arsenate reductase/protein-tyrosine-phosphatase family protein, which produces MPPFTVLHVCMGNICRSPMAERLLLLAVRERLTRLGVDRDRSDELVHSHSAGTGGWHAGEEMNPPAARQVTSRGGDVAGFAARRLRSDLIDAADLVLTATADQQEYVVALRPDAAGRTFVLGEFGRLLAEVDAAELPAPEATPEAVYTRGVALVAAADAARQGASPLSTDDLDDPWGRGDQCFSRVADEIEETVHPLVAALLP; this is translated from the coding sequence GTGCCGCCGTTCACCGTCCTGCACGTCTGCATGGGCAACATCTGCCGGTCCCCGATGGCCGAGCGGCTGCTGCTGCTCGCGGTCCGGGAGCGGCTGACCCGCCTGGGCGTCGACCGGGACCGCTCCGACGAGCTGGTGCACAGCCACAGCGCCGGCACCGGCGGCTGGCACGCCGGTGAGGAGATGAACCCGCCGGCGGCCCGCCAGGTCACCTCACGCGGCGGCGACGTGGCCGGGTTCGCCGCCCGGCGGTTGCGCTCCGACCTGATCGACGCCGCCGACCTGGTCCTCACCGCCACCGCCGACCAGCAGGAGTACGTGGTGGCGCTGCGCCCGGACGCCGCCGGCCGGACCTTCGTGCTGGGCGAGTTCGGCCGGTTGCTGGCCGAGGTGGACGCCGCCGAGCTGCCCGCGCCGGAGGCCACCCCGGAGGCGGTGTACACCCGCGGTGTGGCGCTGGTGGCGGCGGCCGACGCCGCACGGCAGGGCGCCTCCCCGCTGTCCACCGACGACCTCGACGACCCGTGGGGCCGGGGCGACCAGTGCTTCAGCCGGGTGGCCGACGAGATCGAGGAGACGGTGCACCCCCTGGTGGCGGCGCTGCTGCCCTGA
- a CDS encoding L-threonylcarbamoyladenylate synthase: MADWLLVMLYDCRSPADRDRGIAAAIEAVKNGELVVLPTDTVYGIGADAFTPYAVKALADAKGGARQAPPVLIGSRHTLDGLVFSLPRSARELVEAFWPGALTIVVEHSPSLAWDLGDSTGTVAVRMPLHPVALEVLRETGPMAVASANKVGQPAALTAEEAREQLGYGVRAYLEAGPALDPVPSTIVDLTGEVPRLLRQGAVPLEKLRDVVPDLIDERGR; encoded by the coding sequence GTGGCAGACTGGCTCCTCGTGATGCTCTACGACTGTCGGTCACCCGCCGACCGGGACCGCGGCATCGCCGCTGCCATCGAGGCGGTCAAGAACGGGGAACTCGTCGTCCTGCCGACCGACACGGTCTACGGCATCGGCGCGGACGCCTTCACCCCGTACGCGGTCAAGGCCCTCGCGGACGCCAAGGGCGGCGCGCGGCAGGCCCCGCCGGTGCTGATCGGCTCCCGGCACACCCTGGACGGCCTGGTCTTCTCGCTGCCCCGCTCGGCGCGGGAGCTGGTCGAGGCGTTCTGGCCCGGGGCGTTGACGATCGTGGTGGAACACTCGCCGAGCCTGGCCTGGGACCTGGGCGACTCCACCGGCACGGTGGCGGTGCGGATGCCGCTGCACCCGGTGGCGCTGGAGGTGCTGCGGGAGACCGGCCCGATGGCGGTCGCCTCGGCCAACAAGGTCGGCCAGCCGGCCGCGCTGACCGCCGAGGAGGCCCGCGAGCAGCTCGGCTACGGCGTCCGGGCCTACCTGGAGGCCGGTCCGGCGCTCGACCCGGTGCCGAGCACCATCGTCGACCTGACCGGCGAGGTGCCCCGGCTGCTGCGCCAGGGCGCCGTTCCGTTGGAGAAGCTGCGTGACGTGGTGCCGGACCTGATCGACGAGCGGGGGCGCTGA
- the prmC gene encoding peptide chain release factor N(5)-glutamine methyltransferase — protein sequence MTSLPQHPSEGTERERPSLAVARAARALAAAGVESPRAEAELLTAYVLGVARGRLALADGLGPDQRDRLAALVDRRVAREPLQHLTGVAGFRHLELAVGPGVFVPRPETELLAGWGVAQGRRRSGPLVVDLCSGSGAIALAVAQELPGARVVAVERSPAALTWLRRNAADRAAAGDTPVEVVAADVTEPGLLADLVGRVDVLLCNPPYVPRAVVVPPEVAGHDPDEAVFGGADGLDVIRPVLARAAELLRPGGVLGVEHDDTHGAAVPELLAADGRYRDVEEHRDLVGRPRFATASRRADGQHAEAAPAWQTGSS from the coding sequence GTGACCTCCCTCCCGCAACACCCCTCCGAAGGGACAGAACGCGAGCGCCCCTCACTGGCGGTCGCCCGGGCGGCCCGCGCGCTGGCCGCGGCGGGCGTCGAGTCACCCCGGGCGGAGGCCGAGCTGCTGACCGCGTACGTGCTGGGGGTGGCGCGCGGCCGACTGGCCCTGGCCGACGGTCTCGGCCCGGACCAGCGGGACCGGCTCGCCGCGCTGGTGGACCGCCGGGTGGCCCGGGAACCGTTGCAGCACCTCACCGGCGTCGCCGGGTTCCGGCACCTGGAACTGGCGGTCGGCCCGGGCGTGTTCGTGCCCCGGCCGGAGACCGAGCTGCTGGCCGGCTGGGGGGTGGCGCAGGGGCGGCGGCGCAGCGGCCCGCTGGTGGTGGACCTGTGCAGTGGCTCCGGCGCGATCGCCCTGGCGGTCGCCCAGGAACTGCCCGGCGCGCGGGTGGTGGCCGTGGAACGGTCCCCGGCGGCGCTGACCTGGCTGCGCCGCAACGCCGCCGACCGGGCCGCCGCGGGGGACACCCCGGTCGAGGTGGTGGCGGCCGACGTGACCGAACCCGGGTTGCTGGCCGACCTGGTCGGCCGGGTCGACGTGCTGCTCTGCAACCCGCCGTACGTGCCGCGCGCCGTGGTGGTGCCGCCCGAGGTGGCCGGGCACGACCCGGACGAGGCGGTCTTCGGCGGGGCGGACGGCCTGGACGTGATCCGGCCGGTGCTGGCCCGGGCCGCCGAGCTGCTGCGCCCCGGCGGCGTGCTGGGCGTCGAGCACGACGACACGCACGGCGCCGCGGTGCCGGAGCTGCTCGCCGCCGACGGCCGCTACCGGGACGTCGAGGAGCACCGTGACCTGGTCGGCCGGCCCCGGTTCGCCACCGCGTCCCGGCGGGCGGACGGCCAGCACGCCGAGGCGGCCCCGGCGTGGCAGACTGGCTCCTCGTGA
- a CDS encoding GGDEF domain-containing protein: MGWLDRVDDQVDALRRARALQQASRSAEAVALLDRVIRTTDDPCARADALVQRLCAVINLGRTAEYTRAIEDASAAVRDLAEPYLHGHLNALAALAAHHQGALDRCVTHLVKAARALTADDDPDRDTAWGWHDLAMAYSYLSFHGHALGAIERARQVGLTAGIPEETFAAPGIRLRNAVALDHNGDSDGCLRVLRDVAGDFSRFLRSGRADDIMPGSLAAYGYAAARRAAFGDRVESGTDADPTRLLAHGGDSARARDLRQLGQVCLAIADGRPIEAVTRLDTTRVSNETLGAAEAPRLRSIALARAGDHAAAHRADRHAFRLAAQRNDRLRDVYIDGIAARIDHEEVRREAARYEGEALTDPLTGLPNRRRLERYIGAVVSRGERVVIGVCDLDGFKAVNTRHGHHSGDLVLQRIAGVINRVMRRGDFVARYGGDEFVVVLPEAGMSEATEVARRIQAAVRTEDWESLVPGTPVGVSIGFAEVNGGSGASVREALGAAFELADREMLRAKDRRRAS, from the coding sequence GTGGGCTGGCTCGACCGGGTCGACGACCAGGTTGACGCCCTGCGCCGTGCCCGCGCGTTGCAGCAGGCCAGTCGCTCGGCCGAGGCGGTCGCCCTGCTCGACCGGGTGATCCGCACCACCGACGATCCGTGCGCCCGGGCCGACGCGCTCGTCCAGCGCCTCTGTGCGGTGATCAATCTCGGCCGGACCGCGGAGTACACCCGGGCCATCGAGGACGCCTCCGCGGCCGTCCGCGACCTGGCCGAGCCGTACCTGCACGGGCACCTCAACGCCCTCGCCGCGCTGGCCGCCCACCACCAGGGCGCGCTGGACCGCTGCGTCACCCACCTGGTGAAGGCGGCCCGGGCGTTGACCGCCGACGACGACCCGGACCGGGACACCGCCTGGGGCTGGCACGACCTGGCGATGGCGTACTCCTACCTCAGCTTCCACGGGCACGCCCTCGGCGCGATCGAGCGGGCCCGCCAGGTCGGTCTCACCGCCGGCATCCCCGAGGAGACGTTCGCCGCCCCGGGCATCCGGCTGCGCAACGCGGTCGCCCTCGACCACAACGGCGACAGCGACGGCTGCCTGCGGGTGCTGCGCGACGTGGCCGGCGACTTCAGCCGCTTCCTGCGCAGCGGCCGGGCCGACGACATCATGCCCGGCAGCCTGGCCGCGTACGGGTACGCCGCCGCCCGCCGGGCCGCCTTCGGCGACCGGGTGGAGTCCGGCACCGACGCCGATCCGACCCGACTGCTGGCGCACGGCGGGGACAGCGCCCGCGCCCGTGACCTGCGCCAACTCGGCCAGGTCTGCCTCGCCATCGCCGACGGCCGGCCGATCGAGGCGGTCACCCGGCTGGACACCACCCGGGTCTCCAACGAGACGCTGGGCGCGGCCGAGGCGCCCCGGCTGCGCAGCATCGCCCTGGCCCGCGCCGGCGACCACGCCGCCGCGCACCGGGCCGACCGGCACGCGTTCCGGCTCGCGGCCCAGCGCAACGACCGGCTGCGGGACGTCTACATCGACGGCATCGCCGCCCGCATCGACCACGAGGAGGTACGCCGCGAGGCCGCCCGCTACGAGGGCGAGGCGCTCACCGACCCGCTGACCGGGCTGCCCAACCGCCGCCGGCTGGAGCGCTACATCGGGGCGGTGGTGTCCCGGGGCGAGCGGGTGGTGATCGGGGTCTGCGACCTGGACGGCTTCAAGGCGGTGAACACCCGGCACGGCCACCACTCCGGCGACCTGGTGCTGCAACGCATCGCCGGGGTGATCAACCGGGTGATGCGGCGCGGGGACTTCGTCGCCCGCTACGGCGGCGACGAGTTCGTCGTGGTGCTGCCCGAGGCGGGCATGTCCGAGGCGACCGAGGTGGCCCGACGGATCCAGGCGGCCGTCCGCACCGAGGACTGGGAGTCGCTGGTGCCGGGCACCCCCGTCGGGGTCAGCATCGGCTTCGCCGAGGTGAACGGCGGCTCCGGGGCGAGCGTCCGGGAGGCCCTGGGCGCCGCCTTCGAGCTGGCCGACCGGGAGATGCTCCGCGCCAAGGACCGCCGCCGCGCCTCCTGA
- the prfA gene encoding peptide chain release factor 1, whose product MSSERLAALLDEYAELEKRLADPAIHADQGTARRIGRRYAELVPLHKAAGELEQARADLAAARELAAEDPAFADEAESIAASLPALEERLAELLIPRDPHDAKDVIVEIKAGEGGEESALFAGDLLRMYTRYAERRGWLTEVIDAQDSDLGGVKDVSLAIKTKGVPDGGNGVWSRLKWEGGVHRVQRVPVTESQGRIHTSAAGVLVLPEAEDVDVTIDPNELRIDVFRSSGPGGQSVNTTDSAVRITHVPTGIVVSCQNEKSQLQNREQAMRILRARLLAAAQEQADAAASDARKAQVRTVDRSERIRTYNFPQNRITDHRIGYTAYNLDLALGGELDGVLDALAEADRTARLAGDTELTRR is encoded by the coding sequence ATGAGCAGTGAGCGCCTGGCCGCCCTCCTCGACGAGTACGCCGAGCTGGAGAAGCGGCTGGCCGACCCGGCCATCCACGCCGACCAGGGCACCGCCCGGCGGATCGGCCGCCGCTACGCCGAGCTGGTCCCGCTGCACAAGGCAGCCGGTGAGCTGGAGCAGGCCCGGGCCGACCTGGCCGCCGCCCGCGAGCTGGCCGCCGAGGACCCGGCGTTCGCCGACGAGGCGGAGAGCATCGCGGCGAGCCTGCCGGCGCTGGAGGAGCGGCTCGCCGAGCTGCTGATCCCACGTGACCCGCACGACGCCAAGGACGTGATCGTCGAGATCAAGGCCGGCGAGGGTGGCGAGGAGTCGGCGCTCTTCGCCGGCGACCTGCTGCGCATGTACACCCGGTACGCCGAGCGGCGCGGTTGGCTCACCGAGGTGATCGACGCGCAGGACTCCGACCTCGGCGGCGTCAAGGACGTCTCACTGGCGATCAAGACAAAGGGCGTCCCGGACGGCGGCAACGGGGTCTGGTCCCGGCTCAAGTGGGAGGGCGGCGTGCACCGGGTGCAGCGCGTCCCGGTCACCGAGTCGCAGGGCCGGATCCACACCAGCGCGGCCGGCGTACTGGTGCTGCCGGAGGCCGAGGACGTCGACGTCACCATCGACCCGAACGAGCTGCGGATCGACGTGTTCCGCTCGTCCGGCCCGGGCGGCCAGTCGGTGAACACCACCGACTCGGCGGTCCGGATCACCCACGTGCCCACCGGCATCGTGGTCTCCTGCCAGAACGAGAAGTCCCAGCTCCAGAACCGGGAGCAGGCGATGCGCATCCTGCGGGCCCGGCTGCTCGCGGCGGCCCAGGAGCAGGCCGACGCCGCCGCCTCGGACGCCCGCAAGGCCCAGGTCCGCACGGTGGACCGGTCGGAGCGGATCCGCACGTACAACTTCCCGCAGAACCGGATCACCGACCACCGGATCGGCTACACGGCGTACAACCTGGACCTGGCCCTCGGCGGCGAGCTGGACGGCGTGCTGGACGCCCTCGCCGAGGCGGACCGCACCGCCCGCCTGGCCGGCGACACCGAACTCACCCGCCGCTGA
- the rpmE gene encoding 50S ribosomal protein L31, producing MKPNIHPEYTTTEVKCSCGNTFTTRSTAKGGSISVETCSACHPFYTGKQRVLDTAGRVAKFQQKYAKVQAKKAK from the coding sequence ATGAAGCCCAACATCCACCCGGAGTACACGACCACCGAGGTCAAGTGCTCCTGCGGTAACACCTTCACGACCCGCAGCACCGCCAAGGGCGGTTCGATCAGCGTCGAGACCTGCAGCGCCTGCCACCCGTTCTACACCGGTAAGCAGCGCGTCCTGGACACCGCCGGTCGGGTCGCGAAGTTCCAGCAGAAGTACGCCAAGGTTCAGGCCAAGAAGGCCAAGTAG